From the Brassica napus cultivar Da-Ae chromosome A8, Da-Ae, whole genome shotgun sequence genome, one window contains:
- the LOC106360661 gene encoding DNA-directed RNA polymerases II, IV and V subunit 9B: MSTMKFCRECNNILYPKEDREQSILLYACRNCDHQEAADDNCVYRNEVHHSVSEQTQILSDVASDPTLPRTKAVRCAKCQHGEAVFFQATARGEEGMTLFFVCCNPNCGHRWRE; this comes from the exons ATGAGTACCATGAAGTTCTGTCGCGAATG TAATAACATCTTGTATCCGAAGGAAGacagggagcagtccatactCCTCTACGCCTGCCGTAATTGCGATCACCAG GAAGCAGCGGATGACAACTGTGTTTACAGAAACGAGGTTCACCATTCTGTTAGTGAACAAACTCAGATCCTCTCTGACGTTGCCTCTGACCCGACTCTTCCCCGCACCAAGGCCGTGCGCTGCGCCAAGTGTCAACACGGCGAAGCTGTCTTCTTCCAG GCTACTGCTAGAGGTGAAGAAGGAATGACTCTGTTCTTCGTTTGCTGCAACCCTAATTGTGGCCATCGCTGGAGAGAATAG
- the LOC106360660 gene encoding lysine-specific histone demethylase 1 homolog 3 isoform X1, translated as MDGKGKRCGSKKESKVFDFEDDADDDEPIGSLLKVMKHKTATKSKVETETTGKQMKKLTHVRKDSEDMDDTLASFRKRLKGHKKRVRNDKDVPPVDTVTLIPSPDMADDASELGREGTVNRKSLDDIYKSKVKSSTRSVILEKEADADDKSKRPLPNVDVYPPVDRKDVSVLSPDHHIHLGEPESESGHFREEKIVMCECGIQFNFEDRSLESNSEVAICQKCKRSSHRDASNGGGIQVNALKDGTAEASPVSVTPYEDEDFRGDAVSLPNSGKPSTLQRPERIARKRKHENMVYGEDMNWENEQGFLDCQSDKSFKGSDKCDFGPFISKEIEIGRAAAVAAGLKAQSVSPVEKTILKEVLKRKGSHQEYLRCRNSILGLWSKNVSRILPVTECVVGLSESEFPSAYLIREVYKFLDQRGYINTGVSSVRGKGGPSINHDDDLSQGKKLEESYMASVAYSEGDTFIFGQVKAVESTSEGKNCALQNDETEIVGCATSAMLGSTSKACEASIIEDCKHSVSINGLPPDANAPKVEKCPETVSVPKTALSSTPSSANCNQISGRDCVQCEVEDEKKVIVIGAGPAGLTAARHLQRQGFSVTVLEARSRVGGRVFTDRSSLSVPVDLGASIITGIEADVPSERMPDPSALVCNQLGLELSVLHGFCPLYDTVTGEKVPPELDDALQGEFNSLIDDMDLLVEEIGKDRANKMSLEDGLEYGLQRLRMPHEKVNIERFGIGNSINGSFSRTGITGTFKHDGRLKKDFLNPLERRVMNWHFAHTEYGCAAVLKEVSLSNWNQDEFYGGFGGPHAMIKGGYSRVAESLAEGLDIRLNNVVSEVSYTSDVSAMHNNKHKVIVSTSNGGEYLGDAVLVTVPLGCLKAETIKFSPPLPDWKYSSIKQLGFGVLNKVVLEFSKVFWDDSLDYFGATAEETDQRGECFMFWNVKKTVGAPVLIALVVGKAAVDYKDKSKSEHVNHAMMVLRKLFGGDLVPDPVASVVTDWGADPYSYGAYSYVAIGASGEDYDVLGRPVQNCLFFAGEATCKEHPDTVGGAMMTGVREAVRIIDILRSGNDYTAEIETLEKAQRKSVSIRDEVSDLIKRLEVVELSNVLARHSLLRNMFFSAKTTVGRLHLAKELLNLPGETLKSFAGTKEGLTVLNSWILDSMGKNGTQLLRHCVHILVRVTSDLFAVRLSGIGKTVKEKVCAHTSRDIRAIASQLVNVWLELYRKEKANREMKSLRRTNPTNISRIRRKQNSEDADSKGNLSNGNDTTTDGEIEDNQLPMSEEEKAVFATAEAARVAAEAAAKAFSEAYQSTSLQLPKIPSFHKFARREQYAKMDESDFKKKFPGNVLGRQDCMSEIDSRNCKVRDWYDFPASCLDPDSSRVQVDNCSQRSHSNELGSHSKFRECSRESGAAETSVFTGAWVDTGGSSDGVKDYNAIDRWQSQAAAADPEFFNRALHMKDEEGSMACSTGPPSWKHDQPANEGSMSQVTVNKEPRKSHIRGADRLKQGVVDFVASLLMTPYRAKKIDRDVYKSIMKKTATKVMQQTTDAEKAMAVPQFLDSKRKNKIRDFVDKQVDKYIAMAKVAKP; from the exons ATGGATGGGAAGGGGAAGAGATGTGGTTCCAAGAAAGAATCTAAGGTTTTTGATTTCGAagatgatgctgatgatgatgaacctaTCGGATCTCTCTTGAAGGTTATGAAGCACAAAACTGCTACTAAGAGTAAAGTTGAGACTGAGACTACTGGTAAACAGATGAAGAAACTGACTCATGTACGCAAGGATTCTGAGGATATGGATGACACCTTAGCCAGTTTTAGGAAGAGATTGAAGGGTCACAAGAAAAGGGTTAGGAATGACAAGGATGTTCCTCCGGTTGATACTGTGACTTTGATCCCAAGCCCTGATATGGCTGACGATGCATCTGAGCTTGGCAGGGAAGGTACTGTCAACAGAAAGAGCTTGGATGATATCTATAAAAGCAAGGTTAAATCGAGTACAAGATCAGTGATATTAGAGAAGGAAGCAGATGCAGATGATAAATCCAAGAGACCGCTGCCAAATGTCGATGTTTATCCTCCTGTTGATAGAAAAGATGTTTCAGTTCTTTCTCCTGATCACCACATACACCTGGGAGAGCCAGAATCCGAGTCTGGTCATTTCCGAGAGGAAAAAATTGTTATGTGTGAGTGTGGGATCCAATTTAATTTTGAGGACCGTTCCCTTGAGTCTAACTCTGAGGTTGCGATCTGTCAGAAGTGCAAGCGTTCTTCACACCGTGATGCTTCTAACGGAGGTGGTATCCAAGTTAATGCTCTCAAAGATGGAACTGCTGAAGCTTCCCCGGTTTCAGTAACTCCCTATGAAGATGAAGATTTCCGAGGTGATGCAGTTTCATTACCTAATTCTGGGAAGCCATCCACCTTGCAACGTCCAGAGCGCATTGCTAGAAAGCGTAAGCATGAAAACATGGTGTATGGAGAAGATATGAATTGGGAGAATGAGCAAGGCTTTCTGGATTGTCAAAGTGACAAGTCCTTTAAAGGAAGCGACAAGTGTGATTTCGGTCCATTTATTTCCAAGGAAATTGAGATTGGTAGAGCAGCTGCGGTGGCAGCTGGCCTTAAAGCCCAGTCGGTTAGTCCGGTGGAGAAGACTATACTTAAAGAGGTATTGAAGCGCAAAGGGAGCCATCAGGAGTACCTACGTTGCAG GAATTCTATCTTAGGTCTGTGGAGTAAAAATGTCAGCCGAATATTACCTGTCACCGAGTGTGTTGTTGGCCTTTCCGAGAGTGAATTTCCTTCAGCTTACCTTATCAGAGAGGTCTATAAGTTTCTTGATCAGAGA GGATATATAAATACTGGGGTTTCATCCGTGAGGGGAAAAGGGGGCCCTTCGATTAATCATGATGATGATCTTTCTCAGGGGAAAAAGCTTGAAGAAAGTTATATGGCTTCTGTTGCATATTCTGAAGGAGATACTTTTATCTTTGGTCAGGTCAAAGCCGTTGAATCGACTAGCGAGGGTAAGAACTGTGCTCTCCAAAATGATGAAACAGAAATTGTAGGATGTGCGACCTCAGCAATGTTGGGATCTACCAGCAAGGCATGCGAGGCAAGCATTATTGAAGATTGCAAACATTCTGTCAGCATAAATGGTTTACCACCAGATGCTAATGCACCCAAGGTCGAAAAGTGTCCGGAAACAGTTTCAGTACCGAAGACTGCTTTGTCTAGCACACCATCCTCTGCAAATTGTAATCAAATTAGCGGAAGAGACTGTGTTCAGTGTGAGGTTGAAGATGAGAAAAAAGTAATAGTAATCGGAGCCGGTCCCGCTGGATTAACAGCAGCACGTCATTTACAGCGCCAAGGTTTTTCTGTCACAGTTCTTGAGGCAAGAAGTAGAGTAGGTGGTCGTGTATTTACAGACCGATCCTCTCTTTCAGTTCCTGTGGATCTGGGGGCCAGCATAATTACAGGAATTGAGGCTGATGTGCCATCTGAAAGAATGCCAGATCCATCAGCATTGGTCTGTAACCAGTTAGGTCTGGAGTTGAGTGTTTTGCATGGATTCTGTCCCCTTTATGATACTGTAACAGGGGAAAAGGTTCCTCCAGAATTAGATGATGCTTTACAAGGAGAGTTCAACAGTCTGATTGATGATATGGATTTGCTTGTTGAGGAGATAGGCAAGGATAGAGCAAATAAAATGTCGCTCGAGGATGGTCTAGAATATGGCCTCCAGCGGCTGAGGATGCCACATGAGAAGGTGAACATTGAAAGATTCGGGATTGGCAATTCAATAAATGGTTCATTCTCAAGAACAGGCATCACTGGTACCTTTAAGCATGATGGAAGGTTAAAAAAGGATTTTTTGAATCCTTTGGAGCGAAGAGTTATGAATTGGCATTTTGCTCATACAGAGTATGGTTGTGCTGCTGTCCTCAAGGAAGTTTCGCTTTCTAACTGGAATCAAGATGAGTTTTATGGCGGGTTTGGAGGGCCACATGCTATGATTAAAGGTGGTTATAGCAGAGTTGCTGAGTCGCTTGCTGAAGGACTTGATATTCGCTTGAACAATGTAGTTTCTGAGGTATCTTATACCTCTGATGTCTCCGCCATGCATAACAACAAGCATAAAGTCATAGTTAGTACATCAAATGGTGGTGAGTATCTTGGAGATGCTGTTCTGGTTACTGTTCCTCTTGGGTGCTTGAAAGCAGAAACCATTAAGTTTTCACCACCCTTGCCGGACTGGAAATATTCATCAATCAAACAACTTGGTTTTGGAGTTCTAAATAAAGTTGTGTTGGAGTTCTCAAAGGTATTTTGGGATGATAGCTTGGATTATTTTGGGGCAACGGCTGAGGAAACCGATCAAAGAGGTGAATGCTTTATGTTTTGGAATGTCAAAAAAACTGTTGGTGCTCCTGTTCTGATAGCTTTGGTGGTTGGGAAGGCTGCGGTTGACTATAAAGACAAGAGTAAGTCTGAGCATGTGAATCATGCAATGATGGTTCTTCGGAAGCTTTTTGGTGGGGATCTGGTGCCTGATCCTGTTGCTTCGGTAGTTACTGACTGGGGCGCTGATCCTTACAGTTATGGTGCCTACTCATATGTTGCTATTGGTGCCTCTGGTGAAGATTATGATGTACTGGGAAGGCCTGTTCAGAATTGTTTGTTCTTTGCTGGTGAGGCAACATGCAAAGAGCATCCTGACACTGTTGGTGGCGCAATGATGACTGGAGTCCGGGAAGCTGTGCGTATAATCGATATATTAAGAAGTGGAAATGATTATACAGCCGAAATAGAAACACTAGAAAAGGCGCAGAGGAAATCTGTATCTATAAGGGATGAAGTCAGCGACCTAATAAAGAGACTTGAAGTTGTTGAGCTGTCTAATGTGTTGGCTAGACACTCATTGCTTCGGAACATGTTCTTCTCTGCCAAAACAACTGTTGGGCGTTTGCATCTAGCCAAGGAGTTGCTTAACCTACCTGGTGAAACCTTGAAATCCTTTGCTGGTACAAAAGAAGGGCTTACAGTGCTGAACTCTTGGATCCTG GATTCGATGGGGAAGAATGGAACCCAGCTTTTACGTCATTGTGTACATATTCTTGTTCGAGTTACGAGTGATCTCTTTGCCGTGAGGCTCTCAG GCATTGGAAAGACTGTGAAAGAAAAGGTTTGTGCACACACGAGCCGTGATATCCGTGCCATTGCAAGTCAGCTTGTTAATGTGTGGTTGGAACTTTACCGGAAAGAAAAAGCTAATAGGGAAATGAAATCATTGAGACGAACAAACCCTACAAATATCTCTAGAATAAGAAGAAAGCAGAATAGTGAGGATGCAGACAGTAAGGGAAATCTTAGCAATGGCAACGATACGACAACAGATGGAGAGATTGAGGACAACCAGCTACCTATGTCTGAGGAAGAAAAGGCTGTGTTTGCTACAGCTGAGGCTGCTCGTGTAGCAGCTGAAGCAGCTGCAAAG GCATTTTCTGAGGCCTATCAAAGTACTTCATTGCAGCTTCCTAAGATTCCCTCGTTCCATAAATTTGCCAGGCGAGAGCAGTATGCAAAAATGGACGAATCTGATTTTAAGAAAAAGTTTCCAGGCAACGTCTTAGGAAGACAAGATTGTATGTCAGAGATAGACTCTAGGAACTGCAAAGTTCGGGACTGGTATGATTTCCCTGCCTCCTGTCTTGACCCTGACAGTTCAAGGGTTCAGGTCGACAATTGTTCACAGCGTAGCCATTCGAATGAACTTGGATCTCATTCAAAGTTCAGAGAATGTTCTAGAGAGAGTGGGGCTGCGGAAACCAGTGTTTTTACCGGGGCATGGGTTGATACTGGCGGTAGTAGCGATGGTGTCAAGGATTACAATGCAATAGATAGATGGCAATCTCAAGCTGCTGCTGCTGATCCTGAATTTTTCAACCGTGCCTTGCatatgaaggatgaagaaggtTCGATGGCATGTTCGACGGGTCCTCCTAGTTGGAAGCATGACCAACCCGCGAATGAAGGTTCTATGTCACAGGTTACAGTGAATAAAGAGCCACGTAAAAGTCATATCAGGGGTGCAGATCGGTTGAAACAGGGGGTTGTAGATTTTGTTGCATCGTTGCTTATGACCCCATATAGAGCAAAGAAAATTGATAGAGATGTATACAAGTCAATAATGAAGAAGACAGCAACAAAG GTAATGCAGCAAACAACAGACGCGGAGAAAGCCATGGCTGTTCCCCAATTCCTTGACTCAAAGCGGAAAAACAAG ATTCGTGACTTTGTGGACAAACAAGTTGACAAGTACATTGCGATGGCTAAAGTTGCAAAACCTTGA
- the LOC106360660 gene encoding lysine-specific histone demethylase 1 homolog 3 isoform X2, with protein MKHKTATKSKVETETTGKQMKKLTHVRKDSEDMDDTLASFRKRLKGHKKRVRNDKDVPPVDTVTLIPSPDMADDASELGREGTVNRKSLDDIYKSKVKSSTRSVILEKEADADDKSKRPLPNVDVYPPVDRKDVSVLSPDHHIHLGEPESESGHFREEKIVMCECGIQFNFEDRSLESNSEVAICQKCKRSSHRDASNGGGIQVNALKDGTAEASPVSVTPYEDEDFRGDAVSLPNSGKPSTLQRPERIARKRKHENMVYGEDMNWENEQGFLDCQSDKSFKGSDKCDFGPFISKEIEIGRAAAVAAGLKAQSVSPVEKTILKEVLKRKGSHQEYLRCRNSILGLWSKNVSRILPVTECVVGLSESEFPSAYLIREVYKFLDQRGYINTGVSSVRGKGGPSINHDDDLSQGKKLEESYMASVAYSEGDTFIFGQVKAVESTSEGKNCALQNDETEIVGCATSAMLGSTSKACEASIIEDCKHSVSINGLPPDANAPKVEKCPETVSVPKTALSSTPSSANCNQISGRDCVQCEVEDEKKVIVIGAGPAGLTAARHLQRQGFSVTVLEARSRVGGRVFTDRSSLSVPVDLGASIITGIEADVPSERMPDPSALVCNQLGLELSVLHGFCPLYDTVTGEKVPPELDDALQGEFNSLIDDMDLLVEEIGKDRANKMSLEDGLEYGLQRLRMPHEKVNIERFGIGNSINGSFSRTGITGTFKHDGRLKKDFLNPLERRVMNWHFAHTEYGCAAVLKEVSLSNWNQDEFYGGFGGPHAMIKGGYSRVAESLAEGLDIRLNNVVSEVSYTSDVSAMHNNKHKVIVSTSNGGEYLGDAVLVTVPLGCLKAETIKFSPPLPDWKYSSIKQLGFGVLNKVVLEFSKVFWDDSLDYFGATAEETDQRGECFMFWNVKKTVGAPVLIALVVGKAAVDYKDKSKSEHVNHAMMVLRKLFGGDLVPDPVASVVTDWGADPYSYGAYSYVAIGASGEDYDVLGRPVQNCLFFAGEATCKEHPDTVGGAMMTGVREAVRIIDILRSGNDYTAEIETLEKAQRKSVSIRDEVSDLIKRLEVVELSNVLARHSLLRNMFFSAKTTVGRLHLAKELLNLPGETLKSFAGTKEGLTVLNSWILDSMGKNGTQLLRHCVHILVRVTSDLFAVRLSGIGKTVKEKVCAHTSRDIRAIASQLVNVWLELYRKEKANREMKSLRRTNPTNISRIRRKQNSEDADSKGNLSNGNDTTTDGEIEDNQLPMSEEEKAVFATAEAARVAAEAAAKAFSEAYQSTSLQLPKIPSFHKFARREQYAKMDESDFKKKFPGNVLGRQDCMSEIDSRNCKVRDWYDFPASCLDPDSSRVQVDNCSQRSHSNELGSHSKFRECSRESGAAETSVFTGAWVDTGGSSDGVKDYNAIDRWQSQAAAADPEFFNRALHMKDEEGSMACSTGPPSWKHDQPANEGSMSQVTVNKEPRKSHIRGADRLKQGVVDFVASLLMTPYRAKKIDRDVYKSIMKKTATKVMQQTTDAEKAMAVPQFLDSKRKNKIRDFVDKQVDKYIAMAKVAKP; from the exons ATGAAGCACAAAACTGCTACTAAGAGTAAAGTTGAGACTGAGACTACTGGTAAACAGATGAAGAAACTGACTCATGTACGCAAGGATTCTGAGGATATGGATGACACCTTAGCCAGTTTTAGGAAGAGATTGAAGGGTCACAAGAAAAGGGTTAGGAATGACAAGGATGTTCCTCCGGTTGATACTGTGACTTTGATCCCAAGCCCTGATATGGCTGACGATGCATCTGAGCTTGGCAGGGAAGGTACTGTCAACAGAAAGAGCTTGGATGATATCTATAAAAGCAAGGTTAAATCGAGTACAAGATCAGTGATATTAGAGAAGGAAGCAGATGCAGATGATAAATCCAAGAGACCGCTGCCAAATGTCGATGTTTATCCTCCTGTTGATAGAAAAGATGTTTCAGTTCTTTCTCCTGATCACCACATACACCTGGGAGAGCCAGAATCCGAGTCTGGTCATTTCCGAGAGGAAAAAATTGTTATGTGTGAGTGTGGGATCCAATTTAATTTTGAGGACCGTTCCCTTGAGTCTAACTCTGAGGTTGCGATCTGTCAGAAGTGCAAGCGTTCTTCACACCGTGATGCTTCTAACGGAGGTGGTATCCAAGTTAATGCTCTCAAAGATGGAACTGCTGAAGCTTCCCCGGTTTCAGTAACTCCCTATGAAGATGAAGATTTCCGAGGTGATGCAGTTTCATTACCTAATTCTGGGAAGCCATCCACCTTGCAACGTCCAGAGCGCATTGCTAGAAAGCGTAAGCATGAAAACATGGTGTATGGAGAAGATATGAATTGGGAGAATGAGCAAGGCTTTCTGGATTGTCAAAGTGACAAGTCCTTTAAAGGAAGCGACAAGTGTGATTTCGGTCCATTTATTTCCAAGGAAATTGAGATTGGTAGAGCAGCTGCGGTGGCAGCTGGCCTTAAAGCCCAGTCGGTTAGTCCGGTGGAGAAGACTATACTTAAAGAGGTATTGAAGCGCAAAGGGAGCCATCAGGAGTACCTACGTTGCAG GAATTCTATCTTAGGTCTGTGGAGTAAAAATGTCAGCCGAATATTACCTGTCACCGAGTGTGTTGTTGGCCTTTCCGAGAGTGAATTTCCTTCAGCTTACCTTATCAGAGAGGTCTATAAGTTTCTTGATCAGAGA GGATATATAAATACTGGGGTTTCATCCGTGAGGGGAAAAGGGGGCCCTTCGATTAATCATGATGATGATCTTTCTCAGGGGAAAAAGCTTGAAGAAAGTTATATGGCTTCTGTTGCATATTCTGAAGGAGATACTTTTATCTTTGGTCAGGTCAAAGCCGTTGAATCGACTAGCGAGGGTAAGAACTGTGCTCTCCAAAATGATGAAACAGAAATTGTAGGATGTGCGACCTCAGCAATGTTGGGATCTACCAGCAAGGCATGCGAGGCAAGCATTATTGAAGATTGCAAACATTCTGTCAGCATAAATGGTTTACCACCAGATGCTAATGCACCCAAGGTCGAAAAGTGTCCGGAAACAGTTTCAGTACCGAAGACTGCTTTGTCTAGCACACCATCCTCTGCAAATTGTAATCAAATTAGCGGAAGAGACTGTGTTCAGTGTGAGGTTGAAGATGAGAAAAAAGTAATAGTAATCGGAGCCGGTCCCGCTGGATTAACAGCAGCACGTCATTTACAGCGCCAAGGTTTTTCTGTCACAGTTCTTGAGGCAAGAAGTAGAGTAGGTGGTCGTGTATTTACAGACCGATCCTCTCTTTCAGTTCCTGTGGATCTGGGGGCCAGCATAATTACAGGAATTGAGGCTGATGTGCCATCTGAAAGAATGCCAGATCCATCAGCATTGGTCTGTAACCAGTTAGGTCTGGAGTTGAGTGTTTTGCATGGATTCTGTCCCCTTTATGATACTGTAACAGGGGAAAAGGTTCCTCCAGAATTAGATGATGCTTTACAAGGAGAGTTCAACAGTCTGATTGATGATATGGATTTGCTTGTTGAGGAGATAGGCAAGGATAGAGCAAATAAAATGTCGCTCGAGGATGGTCTAGAATATGGCCTCCAGCGGCTGAGGATGCCACATGAGAAGGTGAACATTGAAAGATTCGGGATTGGCAATTCAATAAATGGTTCATTCTCAAGAACAGGCATCACTGGTACCTTTAAGCATGATGGAAGGTTAAAAAAGGATTTTTTGAATCCTTTGGAGCGAAGAGTTATGAATTGGCATTTTGCTCATACAGAGTATGGTTGTGCTGCTGTCCTCAAGGAAGTTTCGCTTTCTAACTGGAATCAAGATGAGTTTTATGGCGGGTTTGGAGGGCCACATGCTATGATTAAAGGTGGTTATAGCAGAGTTGCTGAGTCGCTTGCTGAAGGACTTGATATTCGCTTGAACAATGTAGTTTCTGAGGTATCTTATACCTCTGATGTCTCCGCCATGCATAACAACAAGCATAAAGTCATAGTTAGTACATCAAATGGTGGTGAGTATCTTGGAGATGCTGTTCTGGTTACTGTTCCTCTTGGGTGCTTGAAAGCAGAAACCATTAAGTTTTCACCACCCTTGCCGGACTGGAAATATTCATCAATCAAACAACTTGGTTTTGGAGTTCTAAATAAAGTTGTGTTGGAGTTCTCAAAGGTATTTTGGGATGATAGCTTGGATTATTTTGGGGCAACGGCTGAGGAAACCGATCAAAGAGGTGAATGCTTTATGTTTTGGAATGTCAAAAAAACTGTTGGTGCTCCTGTTCTGATAGCTTTGGTGGTTGGGAAGGCTGCGGTTGACTATAAAGACAAGAGTAAGTCTGAGCATGTGAATCATGCAATGATGGTTCTTCGGAAGCTTTTTGGTGGGGATCTGGTGCCTGATCCTGTTGCTTCGGTAGTTACTGACTGGGGCGCTGATCCTTACAGTTATGGTGCCTACTCATATGTTGCTATTGGTGCCTCTGGTGAAGATTATGATGTACTGGGAAGGCCTGTTCAGAATTGTTTGTTCTTTGCTGGTGAGGCAACATGCAAAGAGCATCCTGACACTGTTGGTGGCGCAATGATGACTGGAGTCCGGGAAGCTGTGCGTATAATCGATATATTAAGAAGTGGAAATGATTATACAGCCGAAATAGAAACACTAGAAAAGGCGCAGAGGAAATCTGTATCTATAAGGGATGAAGTCAGCGACCTAATAAAGAGACTTGAAGTTGTTGAGCTGTCTAATGTGTTGGCTAGACACTCATTGCTTCGGAACATGTTCTTCTCTGCCAAAACAACTGTTGGGCGTTTGCATCTAGCCAAGGAGTTGCTTAACCTACCTGGTGAAACCTTGAAATCCTTTGCTGGTACAAAAGAAGGGCTTACAGTGCTGAACTCTTGGATCCTG GATTCGATGGGGAAGAATGGAACCCAGCTTTTACGTCATTGTGTACATATTCTTGTTCGAGTTACGAGTGATCTCTTTGCCGTGAGGCTCTCAG GCATTGGAAAGACTGTGAAAGAAAAGGTTTGTGCACACACGAGCCGTGATATCCGTGCCATTGCAAGTCAGCTTGTTAATGTGTGGTTGGAACTTTACCGGAAAGAAAAAGCTAATAGGGAAATGAAATCATTGAGACGAACAAACCCTACAAATATCTCTAGAATAAGAAGAAAGCAGAATAGTGAGGATGCAGACAGTAAGGGAAATCTTAGCAATGGCAACGATACGACAACAGATGGAGAGATTGAGGACAACCAGCTACCTATGTCTGAGGAAGAAAAGGCTGTGTTTGCTACAGCTGAGGCTGCTCGTGTAGCAGCTGAAGCAGCTGCAAAG GCATTTTCTGAGGCCTATCAAAGTACTTCATTGCAGCTTCCTAAGATTCCCTCGTTCCATAAATTTGCCAGGCGAGAGCAGTATGCAAAAATGGACGAATCTGATTTTAAGAAAAAGTTTCCAGGCAACGTCTTAGGAAGACAAGATTGTATGTCAGAGATAGACTCTAGGAACTGCAAAGTTCGGGACTGGTATGATTTCCCTGCCTCCTGTCTTGACCCTGACAGTTCAAGGGTTCAGGTCGACAATTGTTCACAGCGTAGCCATTCGAATGAACTTGGATCTCATTCAAAGTTCAGAGAATGTTCTAGAGAGAGTGGGGCTGCGGAAACCAGTGTTTTTACCGGGGCATGGGTTGATACTGGCGGTAGTAGCGATGGTGTCAAGGATTACAATGCAATAGATAGATGGCAATCTCAAGCTGCTGCTGCTGATCCTGAATTTTTCAACCGTGCCTTGCatatgaaggatgaagaaggtTCGATGGCATGTTCGACGGGTCCTCCTAGTTGGAAGCATGACCAACCCGCGAATGAAGGTTCTATGTCACAGGTTACAGTGAATAAAGAGCCACGTAAAAGTCATATCAGGGGTGCAGATCGGTTGAAACAGGGGGTTGTAGATTTTGTTGCATCGTTGCTTATGACCCCATATAGAGCAAAGAAAATTGATAGAGATGTATACAAGTCAATAATGAAGAAGACAGCAACAAAG GTAATGCAGCAAACAACAGACGCGGAGAAAGCCATGGCTGTTCCCCAATTCCTTGACTCAAAGCGGAAAAACAAG ATTCGTGACTTTGTGGACAAACAAGTTGACAAGTACATTGCGATGGCTAAAGTTGCAAAACCTTGA
- the LOC106360656 gene encoding SNF1-related protein kinase regulatory subunit beta-2 encodes MGNVNARDEANSVHNNNNASPLEDNDGEIHSRHHHQPMSSDTAPPPPPELMGQSPPQSPRATQSPLMFAPQVPVLPLQRPDEIHIPNPSWMQAPSYEEACNEQGIPTMITWCHGGKEIAVEGSWDNWKTRSRLQRSGKDFTIMKVLPSGVYEYRFIVDGQWRHAPELPLARDDAGNTFNLLDLQDYVPEDIESISGFEPPQSPEASYSSLLLGAEDYSKEPPLVPPHLQMTLLNLPPASPDIPSPLPRPQHVILNHLYMQKGKSGPSVVALGSTHRFLAKYVTVVLYKSLQR; translated from the exons atgggcAACGTGAACGCGAGAGACGAAGCGAACAGTgtccacaacaacaacaacgcaTCTCCACTGGAAGACAACGACGGTGAGATTCACTCTCGCCATCATCATCAACCCATGTCTTCCGACacggctcctcctcctcctcctgagCTCATGGGCCAATCTCCTCCTCAATCCCCTCGCGCCACTCAATCTCCTCTCATGTTTGCTCCTCAG GTACCGGTGCTTCCTCTTCAAAGACCAGATGAAATCCACATCCCAAACCCTTCGTGGATGCAGGCCCCTTCCTACGAAGAGGCTTGTAACGAGCAAGGCATCCCCACCATGATCACTTGGTGCCATGGAGGCAAGGAGATTGCTGTTGAAGGGTCTTGGGATAATTGGAAGACAAG AAGTCGGCTTCAGAGATCTGGGAAAGACTTCACTATAATGAAAGTCTTGCCTTCAGGTGTGTATGAGTACAGGTTCATTGTTGATGGACAGTGGAGGCACGCCCCTGAGCTCCCTCTAGCTCGTGACGACGCTGGCAACACTTTCAAccttttggacctccag GACTATGTACCAGAAGACATTGAAAGCATATCTGGTTTTGAGCCGCCGCAATCACCAGAGGCTAGTTACAGCAGCTTGCTTCTAGGCGCTGAGGACTACTCCAAAGAACCCCCTCTGGTTCCGCCGCACCTGCAGATGACACTGCTGAACTTGCCTCCAGCTAGCCCTGACATTCCATCTCCTTTGCCGAGACCTCAGCACGTCATTCTCAACCATCTTTACATGCAGAAAGGCAAAAGCGGTCCATCTGTGGTCGCCCTTGGTTCCACTCACCGCTTTCTGGCTAAGTATGTAACTGTGGTGCTCTACAAGTCCCTCCAGAGGTGA